TCCCCCATCGACCGGAAGTACTCCGGGCTGATGCCGGCGTGCACGGCACCGATGACCGCCGTGTCGATGTCGCCGGAACGCAGGTGCTGAAGGGCCGAGTGGACGGCGACCAGGGACGACGAGCAGAGGGTGTTGACCAGTCCGCTCGGGCCGTGCCAGTCCATCAGGTACGACAGCCGGTTGGCGATCATCGCCTCAAGTCCGAGGCCACGCCCGTCGGGTACGCCGTGACGTACCCGCTCCTCGTGGTAGTGGTCGTGGCTGTACGCGATCCACAGACCGGTGTGGTGACCGTCGGCCCGTCCGCCGATCCGGCCACCGTCCTCCAGGGCTTCCCAGATCGTCTCGTACACGATCCTCGCCTGCGGATCGATCAGGGGAGCTTCGCGGGGCGAGATCCGGAAGGGGGCCGGGTCGAACCCGTCCACGCTGTCCAGGAACGAGGCGTACGGGACCGGCCCTTCCTCCTTGTCCCAACGCCCCTCGGGCAGCGCCCGGACCGTGTCCCGGCCTTCGGCGAGCAGCTCGGCGAAGGCGCTGAGGCTGCCCGCGGTGGGCAGCCTGACCGCGGCGCCCACGACCGCGATGTCGCGCGGTCGTGACGCCGGAGCGGCCGAGGGGGGCCCGGCCGGGGGCTCGGGCTCTGGTCTTCGTGGCGTGACGGTTGTTCGTGCCACCGGTGCGGGCACTTCCGCCTCAGCCGGGACCGCCGGCGCCGCCGGGTCCGGCTGGGCCGGCTGGGCCGGCTGGTTGTCGACGAGCTCCGGCGCCTCGTCCGCCAGGAAGTCGGCGAACTGGCGGGGGGTCGGATACTCGAAGAAGACCGTCGGGTAGAGGGACAGGCCGTGTTCCTGGGAGATGCGCTCGCTCAGCGCCACCAGGCCCACCGAGTCGAACCCGGCGGACAGGAACTCCGTATCGCTGTGCTCCTCGGGGGTGCCCGTCAAGTCCAGGAACCAGTTCAGGGCCCGTACCGACCGAGAGACGGCGGGCGCCGCGGGAGCAACCAGGGCCGCGGGGGCTGTCTGGGCCGCCGGACGAGGTGGCGTCGGCGAGAGCACAGTCGGCTCCGACGCCGGCGCCGCGACAGACTCGGGCACCGCAACAGGCCCCACCGGCACCGGCGCAGGCGTCTCCCCCGCGCTGAACGCCTGTACGGGAACCCGCTTGGACGCCATGTCTCCGAAGACCAGCAGCGGCGTCCCCGCCTCGTCGGTCACGGTCTGGGTGACCCGGCAGGCCTCGTCGTTCCAGAAGGCGATCTCCGTCCGCACGTAGGCGGCGTCGTCCAGCGGTCCGAGGACGTCCAGCCGGCCCACCGAGAGCGGGATGAACGCGGACGCGTCCGCCGCGCCGAACACCGGGTTGGCCGGGTCGATCGCCGCGACCGTCACACTGTCCAGGAGCCCGGGGAACAGCCGCACGCCGGGCGCGTTCAACTCCCGCTGCCGGGCGCCTTCGACACGGGCGAGGGTGCCGCCGTCCGGCAGGCTCGCCACCCAGGAGATGTTCCGGTAGTAGCGGCCGTGGTGGTACCCGATCCGCCGCAGCCACCGGTAGAGACCCGAGCCCGCGTGCACGGTGGAGCCGGCGCAGTCGGCAAGCAGGGCGGCCAGGGGGACGGGAGGCGCCGGCTCGGCCGGGCGGCCGGTGACGAGCCGGCCGGTGACGAAGAGTTCCCCGCTCTCGGGATCCTCCACCCTGAACCGGTTCTCCGCGTCCACCCGGCCGATGACCCGGTGGGCACCGCGCGGGATGAGCGGGCGGTGGAAGAGGATGTCCCGGGCCCCGTGGAAAAGTTCGCCGCGCAGCGCGGCGCCTTCGCGCAGGAAGTCGAACCACGCCACGCCGGGGAGCATGAGCGTGCGGTACACCGCGTGCTGCGCGATGGGCGACTCGGCCGGACCGAACACCCGGGAGAACGTGTACCCGGCCGTCCCCTCGTCCGACACGAGCTCCGCTGGTGATCCTGGCTCGGCCGAGCGCTGGGGCTCGCCCAAGTTCAGGGCGGGGCCCCGCAGTTGGGCGGAAGGCAGCAGGTGTTTGCGCCACGCCGCGCCCGTGGTCTGCTGGAACACCGCCCAGTCGATCTCCTGCCCCTCCCCGAAGAGCTCGGCGACGATCGCGGCGAGCACCTCCGCCACCTCCCGCTCGTCGCGGGCTTCGGCCAGCCGCGCGCCGACGTCGTGGCCGCCGGCATCGGCGTGTTCCTGCCCGTCGCGCGCGAGTTCGTTGTCGCTCCGCAGCACATCGGCCAGCGCCTGCTCCAGCGGGGCCCGTCCTCGTACGAAGTCCCCGACCGCCTGCCAGCCCGGCGGAAGGTCGACCGCGCCCTCGGGCAGCCCCAGATCGCGCAGCGTGATCGCGAGGGCGACCCCGGAGGCGATCCGCAGCAACTCACCCGAGAATGTGGCCAGTTGGGTGCCAGTGGCCGCTTCGAACAGGCCGACGACCTCATGAACGGCCGGTGCGGAGCGGTCGAGGGCGGTCAGCCATGCGGGCGGGGCGGCGTGTGCCTCGGGACGTACGGAGACGACAGTGCGGGAGCCGTCGACGGTACGGGTCCGGGGTGCCCCGGCCCGCAGGAGCCATGTGCGCAGAGCGGTGGCCAGTTGGCCCGCGTCCGCCCCGGCGACGGCGAGCCGCTCGGTACGGTGCGGCCGGGCCAGACGGGCCGTGGCGCATACGTCACCGAGCTCACCGGGCCCGTCCGTCAGGGTCGGCAGGAACTCCAGCCACTGGGCGACCAGTTCGCGCAGCGCGTACGGGCTGTCGGCGGACAGCGGCAGCACATGGACCGGCAATGCCCGCGTGCCCGGGTCCCCCGACCCGGAGGTACGAGGGGCGGCCTCGGCCACCACATGGGCGTTGGTGCCACCGAAGCCGAATCCGCTCACCGCGGCCCGGCGCACAGGGGCGTCCGGCCAGGGGAGACGGGTGCCGGGCAGATGAAAGGGGCTGTCCGCGAGGTTGAGGCGCGGGTTGGGCGACTCCACCGCCACGGCGGGGACGGTGTCTTCACGCAACGCGACGATGATCTTCGCGAGTCCGGCGAGCCCCGACGCCGAGTGCAGATGGCCGATCCGGCGCTTGATCGAGCCGAGCGCGACGGAGTCGCGGGCGACGCCGTGCCTGGCGAACACCTCGGTGAGCGCCCGCACTTCGATCGGGTCGCCGATGGCGGTGCCGGTGCCGTGGGCCTCGACGTACTGGACGGTCGCCGGGTCGATGGTGTCGTACACCGTGCCCAGCAGGTCAATCTGGGCTTCCAGGTTCGGTGTGGTGACACCCATGGTGCGGCCGTCGTTGTTGACCGCGACGCCGCTGATGGCTCCGAGGATCATGTCGCCGTCGGCCAGCGCCGCCGGCATCGGCTTCAGAACGAGAGCGGCGGCTCCTTCGCCGGGCACATAGCCGTTGGCCCTGCTGTCAAAGGTCTGGCAGAGCCCGTCCGGGGAGAGAGCGCCGGTGCGGGAGAGGAGTACGAACGTCAGCGGGTCGATCAGCAGGTCGACCGCGCCGACCAGGGCGAGTTCGGAGGTCCCGGCCGCGAGGCTCTGGCAGGCGAGCCAGACCGCCGACAGCGAGGACGAGCAGGCGGTGTCCACGACCAGGCTCGGGCCCGCCAGGTCGAAGCGGTCGGACAGCCAGGCCGCCATGAAGTTCTGCGACCGTCCCCACAGGGCGGCCGGGCCGGGAATACCGACGGGGCCGGCCGGACCGGGCGGCACCGTGCCCCGTCCCTGGTCGAAGCCGTACGCGTTCATGCGCCCGGCGATGAACACACCGGCGTCGAGCCGTCGGCGCACCCCCAAGTACCCGGAGTCCTCCAGGGCCCGCGCGCCGACCTCCAGCATCACCCGCTGCTGGGGGTCGAGCAGCACGGCGTCCTCGGCGGTCATGCCGAACGCCTCGTGGTCGAAGGAGAACGGGTCCACCAGGAAGCCGCCGCGGTGGTGCGTGCCCTGGTGGGGTCCGTCGCCCAGATACAGCTCGCGGGCCCACCGGCTCGGCGGGACCTCACCGACCTCGACCCCGTCGCCGCCCAGGAAGGCCGTCAGATCGACGACATCCTCTGCGCCCGGGAGCCGTACCGCGAGGCCGATCACGGCGATGCGGGTGTCGTGCTCGCTCACAGCGGTCCTTTCGTTCGGCTCCCGGGTCATGACTGTTCCCGCCCCCGCTGTCCGTCGTGGACGAGCAGAGGACGCAGCAAGGCGCTCAGCGCGGAGGTGGGCGCGGACTCGATGTCGGGGGTGGGGGCCGGCGGATGGTGGGAGCTCGGCGCCTCGTGGGCGGCGAGGTCCGCCGCGATCTCGTCGGCCGTACGCGCCCGCATCAGCAGCGACGGATCAACGGTCAGCGCGCTGCGCTGCTCAAGGGCCGTGGTCAGTTCGGCGATGACGAGCGAGTCCAGCCCGAGCGTCTGGAGGGGACGGTCTCCGGGGTCCTCCCCCAGCACTTGGACGAAGGCGTCGCGGACCCGTGCGCGCATCCCCGCGACGTCCCGCCCGGTGGGCGCCACCGACGCCATGGTCTCGGCGGGCGGGGCGAGTTCGACGGCCTCCGGCGGGACGGCGGGAGCGCTTCCCGGGAAGATCACGGCGCCACCCGACCGCAGGTGGTCGAAGAAGGCGTCCAGCGCCTGCTCGGCGCTGACCGAGTACGTGGCGGAGAACGACGCGTCCGCCTTCATGCCGATACCGGTCCAGTTGGGCCACGCGTGTGCGGTGACCGTGGTGACGGCGTCGTTCTCCCGTTCGGCGAGGGCCAGTTGGTAGGCGTTGGCGAGACTGTAGTCGACCAGGCCCCGGCCGGCCGTCGCCTGCGTGCCGGCGATCGATGACACCAGAACGGTGAAGTCGGCGCCCTGTTCCTTCGCCAGCCGTACGACGTTGAGCGATCCTGGGACCTTGGGGGCGAGGACCTTCTCGGCGTCACCCCAGGTCCGGCGGTGCATCGCCCCGAAGGGGTTGACGCCGCCGGACGAGTGCACGATGCCGGTCAGCCGACCCCAGCGCCGGCCGAACTGCCCGGCCACAGCCGCGAGCGCGGCAGGGTCGGACACGTCACAGGCCAGGTACTCGACCTCGGCGCGCCTCGCCAACTCCCGCAGGGGGGCGGAGCTTTGGGCATCGACGACCGAACGGCCGATGATGCCGATCCGCCTGGCTCCCCGGTCGATCAGCCGCTCGGTCAGACGCAGCCCCACGGCGCCCAGTCCTCCGGTGACCAGGTAGTACCCGGAGGCCGGCAAGGTGTACGGCGGGCCAGCCTGCGCGGGCACCGGCTCCGGGGTATATCTGACGCCTCGCCGGTAGGCGGCGACCACCGTGCCGGCGTCGGCCCCGGCAGCCGGGCCGGTGCTCAGGGCGGCGTACTCGGCCGCCAGGCGGACGGCGTGCACCTCGGCCGGGTCGGCCGGGTCCAGGTGGACAACGGCGGCGGGCTTACGGTTCTCGGCCCCAGCGGCCCGTACGGCCATGGCCATGGCGGCCCGCTCGGGGGACAAGCCCGCGCGCTCGCCGGGATGTACGGCCACATCGTGGAATCCGGCCCAGAGCAGTCTCCCGTGCGCGGGCAGGGTCTTCATCAGACCGCCCAACTCGGCCCAGAAGCCGCTCAGTTCGACGGGCCCGCCGCCCTGGCCCGGTCCGCCGCGCGGGGCGTCGACCACGATGGTCGCGTCCGCCTTTCCACCGGGCTCGACCACGGTCACGCTCAGGTCCCGGAGGGCCGTCGTCAGCGCACGGCCGATCTCGGGGTCGGCGGTGACCAGACGTACGGTGGCCGGCCCGGCCACGGGCGCGGGCGCCAGTTCTCGGGCGCGCCACTCCATACGTACCGCCTCGGCGCCCGCGCCTGCCGGGGCCGGCACGACAGCGGGGTCCATGGTGCGCCAGTACGACCCCCGGGCGAACGGATAGGTGGGGAGGTCCGTGACGCGGGCGCCCTTGGCGGAGAGCGAGGCCCAGTCGATGTGCGCGTACCCCGTCCTGACCAACTCAACGACGTCGGCGGGGCGAAGCTCCCCGTCGGTCGAACCGGTCAGGTCGATGTCGACGCGAGCCACCGGAACGCTGCCGGCGGCGACGGAGCGCAGGGCGGCGGCGAGCTCGGCGGAGTCACGTCCGTGCACCGCGGTCTGGAACTCCATTGGGGAGCGGCCGGTGTTGGCGGTGTGGCAGAGGTCGGCGGTCTCCCGGTCGTCGCGTGCCGTGTCGAACCGTTCGGCGTAGGCGCCGGCGAGGGCTCGTAGCGCGGTCTCGTCAGCGGCGCTGACCCGAACAACGTGCGAGTCCTGCGGCGATGTCTCCCGCACCGGCAGCAAGGGTGCCTCTTCCACGATGACATGGGCGTTCACCCCGCCCATACCGAACGCGCTCACCGCGGCACGACGAGGCTCCCCACCCCGAGGCCACGCCACCGCACGATCAGCCAGATAGAACGGCGACTCCTCAAAACGGATGTGATCGTTCGGCCGCACCACATGCAACGACGGCGGGACCGACTCATGTTCCATCGCCAGCAACACCTTCACCAAGCCGGCCAACCCAGCCGCCGGCTCCAAATGACCCACATTCCCCTTCAACGAACCAATCGCACAAAACTGCGACCGCCCCGTCACCCCACGCCACGCACGCGACAACCCCTCCACCTCAATCGGATCACCCAAACCCGTCCCCGTCCCATGCGCCTCCACCAAACCAATCGACTCCACCGACACCCCCGCATCCCCCAACGCCGCAACCACAACCTCCTGCTGCGCCCCACTACTCGGCACCGTCAACCCACTCGTACGACCACCATGATTCACCGCACTCCCCCGCACCACACCCCGCACCCGATCCCCATCACGCAACGCCGCACCCAACGGCTTCACCACCACCGTCACCACACCCTCCCCCGGCACAAACCCATCCGCCCCCGCATCAAACGGCCGGGACGCTCCCGACGGGGAGAGTGCGCGCAGGTTCTTCATCGCGACGTAGTGCAGCGGGGACAGGGCGACCCGAACACCGGCGACGATGGCCTGTTCACACTCGCCGTCACGGATACTCCGCACCGCCGTGTGCAAAGCCACCAACGACGACGAACACAACGTGTCGATCGTCATGCTCGGCCCCCGCAGATCCAGGAAGAAGCTCACCCTGTTCGCGAGGAACGCGTTGTGGTTGCCCAGGCCGCTCGGCGCGTCCAGTTCGGGCGAGAGGTTGTACTCCTTGTAGTGCTGGTAACTGGCGCCCACGAACACACCGGTGGCCGGGGACAGTTGGCGCGGCGGCAGGCCGGCGGACTCCAGCGCCTCCCAGGTCGTACGGAGCAGCCAGCGGGCCTGGGGGTCGAGCGCTTCGGCCTGCTTGGGGAAGAAGTCGAAGAACCGGGCGTCGAACTCCTCGACGTTGTCGAGGAATCCGCCGACATCGGGCTCCTGCCCGTCGGCGTACCGGCCCCAGCGGTGGGCAGGAGCCGGCCGGATCTCCTCGCCGGAGTGGGCGAGCAGCGACCAGAACCGTTCCGGGTCGGGGGCGCCGGGGAGCGCCAGGGCCAGCCCGATGACGGCGATGTCCTGGTCCTGGTCGTGCGCGGTGTGGCGTGCCACGGGCCGCTCGTCCGCCGTGGACGTGGCGAACACGCCGTCACCCGCCAGTTCGGCGACGTGCGCGGCGAGAGTGCGGGTGTCCGCGGCGTCCAGTACGTCCGTCGGGCTCAGCTTCACTCCGTACGCCGCCTCGACGTCGGCCGCTATGGCGGTCGCCAGCATGGAGTCGAGGCCCACGGTGGACAGTGAGGTGGTCGCCGTGACACCGGGGTCGTGGAGGACGTTCCTTACCACCGCGAGGATCGCCGCCTCCGCCACGGCTGCCCGCGGCGCCCGGCGGGCGGGAGTGGACGGTGAGGTGCCGTTCGCGGCGCTCTCGGTGTGCGGGGCGCTCCCGGCGTTCCCCGCCACGGTGCGGTACTCGATGTCGTCGAGCCGGACCAGCACCCGGCCGTCGGCCGCGAGCAGCGACGCGTCGCCGCGTCGCGTGCCGTCGCTGTCGGGCTCGGCGCCTTCGAGCAGTACGAAGGCCGTCCGCGCCGCGTCCCCCCAGCACACGGCCCGGTCGATGGAGACCGGCAGATAGGTGGCCGACGGCGCGGCGGGATCCGCCAACGTGAGTACGGCCATGGCCTGGAGGGCGGCGTCGAGAGCCACCGCCTCCGCCTCCAGAGTGCTGCCGGACGGAACGTCGATCCGCGCGAGGACCCTGCCGGGTCCGTAGTGAATCTCGGCAACGGACCGCAACCGCTCGGTCAGTTCCATACCCTTGGCCGCGAACCAGGCGTAGAGGCCTGCCGGTTCCAGCGTGCGGTCGAGGTCGGTCCGCAGGGTGTCGAGGTCCACGGTGGCGGGCGGTGAGGCCGGGGCTTCGGCGGTGGTGGTGAGCCTGGCGATGACCCGGTCGGCGTGCCGGAAGGTGGCCGGCCCGGTACGGGTGGGGTCGTCCAGGTCGCTGGTGAGGGGGTGGTCTCCGGTCCCCCGACCGGTGAAGGTGATCTGCCGCAGTGCGCGGCTCGTCCGCAGACCGAGGGCCACCGGCAGCGCTCCGGGTACGGTCTCCTCGCCCAGAACGCGGTGGGCGCGTGAGAGGCGCCGTACGACTTCGGCCGTGTCAGGTGTTTCCTCTGCCGCGTCCGGTGCCTCGGCTCGTGAGCCGAACGGATAGGGCGGGAGGGCCGGGCGGGGTCCCGACGGGTCGGGGTACACGGTGGTCCAGTCGACGGTGGAGCCGCCCACGTACCGGAAGGCCGCCCCGCTGAGCACGGTCGACGCGCTGTCAAGCACCGCTCCGCCGCGTAGGACAGCGCCGTGCGCCCGGTCCGCGAGGCGCAGCGCCTCGCCCAGTCCGGCGCTCAGTTCGTCGGCCGTGGCTCCCAGGACGGCGACCCGGTACGCCTGGTGATCGCGTCCGACGGCGCTGGAACGGCACAAGGCGCTCAGAGGCGCCGCGTTCTCCTGTCGCAGCAGCGGCCGGACGTCGGCCATGCGCCGGGCGAGGGAGTCCGGGGTGTGCGCCGACAGGACCAGCAGATGCTCGTCCGGTACGGCCCCGGCCGTACCTGTCTCCTCGGCGTACTCCCCACCGGACTCCTCCGCGTACTCCTCCACGACGATGTGCGCGTTGGTCCCTCCCATGCCGAACGAGCTCACTCCCGCCCGGCGCGGTCCGTCCGAGGTCCACGGCTGTGGCTCGACGGGGATCACGAACGGCCCGGCGGACAGGTCCAGATGGCTGCTTGGAGTCTCGAAACCGGCGACGGGCGGGATCTCCCCATGCCTCAGACACAGCAGAACCTTCACCAGGCCGGCGAGTCCGGCCGCGGGCTCCAGGTGCCCGATGTTCCCCTTCACCGTGCCGATGTGGCAGGGCTCGCCACGGTCCGGGTCGCCGCCGAACACCTCGGTCAGCGCGGCGATCTCGATCGGGTCGCCGAGCCGGGTCGCCGTACCGTGCGTCTCGATCAGGGAGACGTCCGCCGGGGCAAGTCCGGCGTCGTCAAGTGCCGCCCGTACGACCGCCGCCTGGGCCTCGCTGCGGGGCACCGGAAGTGCGCTGCCGCGACCTCCATGGTTGACGGCCGTACCGCGGATGACGCCCCAGATCCTGTCGCCGTCCCGTTCGGCGGTGGCGAGCGGCTTGAGCATCACGGCCAGCGTGCCTTCGCCCGGCAGAAATCCGTCGGCCCGCTCGTCGAAGGGCCGCGGCCGGGTGCCGGACAGGGCGCCGAGCTGGCTGAGGCTGCGGTAGTACCACGGCGTCAGACCGACCTGGCAGGCGGCCACGATCGCGGCGCCGCACTGTCCCGCGCGCAGGGCGGCGACCGCCTGCTGAATGGCGACGAGGGACGACGAGCACAGGGTGTCGACGGTCTGCGAAGGGCCGGTCAGGTCAAGGACGTACGAGATCCGGTTGGCCAGCACCGCGTTCATCGAGCCGAGCGCGGTGTGCGGTCCGACGGTCTCCAGCCCCTGCGCGTCGCGGTGATGGGTGTAGGTGGCGCCGACGAAGACGCCGATGTCGCGGCGGCCGGCGAGACCGCTGTCGTCCCGCACCGTCCAGGCGTGCTCCAGGAGCAGCTTCTGCTGTACGTCCATCTCCTCGGCCTCGCGTACGGAGATGCCGAAGAAGGCCGGATCGAAGCGGTCGATACCGGTGACGAAGGCGCCGGTCCGGCAGTAGGTGCCCGTCATTCGCGAACCGCGTGGCTCGAAGTGGGCGTCGATGTCCCAGCGTTCGGACGGCACCTCGGTGAACGCGTGGCCGCCCGAGCGGAGCAGCGGCCACAGCTCCGCCACACCGCCGACCGCGCCAGGGAGATCTCCGGACACGGCGACGATCGCGACGTCCGCGTCGCGGCCGGTGGCTGCGCGCCGTCGAGGGCGCGGGGGGGTCGGGGAGGCGGCTGGGAGGGGCCCGGCGGTCTCACCGGTCTCCACGGTCTCGGGCTCGGCAGTCTCGCGGGTCTCCGGCGCCGCGACCGCTACGGCCGCTCCGGCGCCGTAACGGCCGGTCAACGCCTCGACGAGTTCCGCGAACTCGCCGTACTCCAGAAAGAGCGTGGCCGGAAGGTGAATGCCCCATCTGCTGGACAGTTCCTCCGACAGCTCGACGCTCATGATCGAGCTCATGCCGTAGTCCGACAGCGGGGTGTCGCGGTCGAAGGACGTGACGCCCAGCCGATCCGCGAGGAACCGTTCCAGTGCTCCCCCGACACGCTCCCCGTCGTCCGCACCGGTCGAACCAACAGCGTCTTGTACGCCCGCCGTTGCCGGCGTCGGGCCGTCTTCGGGCTCGACCACCACATCGCCGGCGTCCGGGTGGGCGACGACCACCTGGCGGGGGTCTTCTGCCGCCCCCAGGAGGGCGATCAAGGCGTCCAGGCCCTCCGCGGTGTCCAACGGCCGGACTCCGCGCCGCCGCAGCTGTTCCGCGACGGCCGTGCCCATGCCGACCTCGCCCCACAGGCCCCAGGCGACGCTCAGCCACGGTGAGCCGTGCGTCTGCGCGAAGGCGTCCAGGTAGGCGTTGGCAGCGGCGTACCCGCCCTGCCCGAGGTTGCCGAACGTGCCGGAGACCGACGCGAACAGCACGGCGAAGTCCAGGTCCTGCCCGGCCACCGCACTGGCCAGCTCTCGGACGCCGTCGGCCTTCGGCCGCATCACCGCCGCGATGTCCCCGGCGGTGGCGCTGCGGATCAGCCCGTCCTTGAGCGTGCCGGCCGCATGGACCACGCCGTGCAACTCGCCGTACTCCGCGCGAAAGCGTTCCACCACTGCCGCCAGGGCGCCGGGGGTCGTCACGTCCGCGCTGTAGGACGCGACCTCGCACCCGTGCGCGCCGATCGCGGCCGTCCGGTCGTGGCCGGCTCCGGTCCCTCCTGAACGGCTGACCAGTGCGACGGCTCCGGCACCCTCCCGTGCGAACCGGTCGGCGACCTCCAGGCCCAGCCCGCCGTGCCCGCCGAGGACGAGGTAGCTGCCTCCTCGCCTGATCGGCCCGTCGCCGCCATGGGGCGCGGTGTACACCGAGCGGTCACGCACCCGGACGGGTACGTGGCGGACGCCCTGCCGGTAGCCGACTTCGGTGGGGCCGCCGGCCGCGCCCAGCTCTGCCAGGACCGCGCGGAGCGTGTCGTCGGAGTGCTGGTCGATGTCGATGAGGCGCGGGCGGAAACCCGGGTACTCGATGGCGGCGGTGCGGACGAAGCCCCACAGGGCGGCGCGCGCGGGCACCGGCAGGTCGCCGTTCGCGACCCGCTGCCCGTCCCTGGTCACCGTGAGGAAGCGGGACTTGCGCTGCCGCTCGCCGAGGGTCCGCAGGGCGGCCAGGCAGCCGTACAGGCCGAGACGGAGCTCCGCCTCATCGCCCGCAGAGCCGTCGGGCACATCGGGCACATCGCCGGCGTTCCACAGGTGCACCACACCCGCGACCGGGTCCCCGACCTCCGCCCAGAGCCGCCGGAACGCCTCCTCGTCCGGCCGCGCGAGCATCCGCCGATCGCGGTCGTGCGTCTGTGCCTCTGCCTCTGCCTCTGCCCCGGACGGTCCGACGCCGACCTCCACCACCCGGGCTCCAGCGGCCCGCAGTTGCCGGGCGGCGCGCTCACCCAGGCTGCCCGTGCCTCCGTTGTGCAGCACCACCCAGGTGCCGGCCGGCGGGTCGTGCCGCTCGTCGGTCGCGGGCGCGGGCCGCCAGTCGATCCGGGTGATGGGCAGCGTCTCCGCCCGCGGTACGTCCGCCCGCGGCGGGGCCGGGGCGACCGCCGGTCGCGACACGGCCGCCGTACGGCGCATCCGTAGCCCCTCGAACTCCGCGACGACCTCGCCCGATTGCCCGAGCAGCTGGGCGTCCGCGGTCGCGTACGCGCCGTCGACACCGGTCCGGCGCACCAGGACGGTCACACCCGCCGACAGGACCGAGAGATCGGCGAGGACGGCGATCCGGGCGACGCCGATCGGCAGCATCGGATACGGGCCGGTCTCTCCCGTGAGGTCCTGGAGCGCGCAGCTGACGACCTGGAACACACCGTCCACCAGCAGCGGATGGGCGTACCAGGGCACGGGCTCGGCGTCGGACCGCAGGGTGGCGCCGGCCATGCCGCCGTCGCCGACGGTGAGTTGGCGGACGGTACGGAAGTCGGGACCGTACAGCAGCCCTTCACGCGCCCAGCTTTCGTACAGCCGCTCCGGGGTGATCGTCCGCCCGCCCGTCATCTGCCCGCCGATACCTGCGGGTTGGGCCGGGACGGCGTCCGGGAGCAGTCGGCCGGTACCGGTGGACAGCGGCTTGCGGTCGCCGGCCACCACCGTGCTCAGCTCGAAGCGGGTCCGCGGGCCGAAGGACACATCGAGCCGGACAGGAGCCGCCGCGTCGTCGGCGATGGTCAGGGGGCGCAGGAAGGTGACGTCGGTGAGCTCCAGCGGGGTGAAAGGCCGCCGCCGGGCGACCCCCACCATCGCCATCTCCAGCTGCACCGCTGCCGGCAACAGCCCGGTGCCCGCGGAGCGGTGCTGGGCGATGAAGGGCTCCTGGCCAGTGAATGTCTTCTCGTATGTCTCGGCCGGATGCGTCACTGTCCCTCGCTCTGGTGCTCGTAGTGACGGTCGAACAGCGGGTGGCTGAGGGCGCTTTTCTCCGTGCTGCCGCGGCGGACGGGCGGGGCGGCCAGGTCCTGTCGGTTGAAGGGGTAGGTGGGGATGGTGGTGGTGCGCCGGCCCTTGCCCTGGTGCAGACCGGCCCAGTCGAGATCGGTGCGGGTGTGGTTGTAGTGGTTGGCGACCGCGCCGTGGAGCTGGATCTGATCGGTGCGCTCGCGGCGCAGGGTGCTGAGCCACAGCGGCTGTGTCTCGCCCCACGACGTGCGGGCGAGCGAGGTCAGTTGGGGATGGGAACCGATCTCCCACACCACCGCCGGGCCGACCTCGGCCAACGTCGTCAACGCCTGGGAGAAGCGCACCGGCTCGCGGATGGCCTTGCCCCAGTAGTCCGGGTCGGATGCTGTCTCGGCGTTGTGCCAACCTCCGGTGACTGTGGACGCGAACCCGATCGCCGGAGCCGAAAGCGCCCGGCCTGCCACCGCCTCCACGA
The nucleotide sequence above comes from Streptomyces sp. NBC_01716. Encoded proteins:
- a CDS encoding polyketide synthase, with the protein product MSEHDTRIAVIGLAVRLPGAEDVVDLTAFLGGDGVEVGEVPPSRWARELYLGDGPHQGTHHRGGFLVDPFSFDHEAFGMTAEDAVLLDPQQRVMLEVGARALEDSGYLGVRRRLDAGVFIAGRMNAYGFDQGRGTVPPGPAGPVGIPGPAALWGRSQNFMAAWLSDRFDLAGPSLVVDTACSSSLSAVWLACQSLAAGTSELALVGAVDLLIDPLTFVLLSRTGALSPDGLCQTFDSRANGYVPGEGAAALVLKPMPAALADGDMILGAISGVAVNNDGRTMGVTTPNLEAQIDLLGTVYDTIDPATVQYVEAHGTGTAIGDPIEVRALTEVFARHGVARDSVALGSIKRRIGHLHSASGLAGLAKIIVALREDTVPAVAVESPNPRLNLADSPFHLPGTRLPWPDAPVRRAAVSGFGFGGTNAHVVAEAAPRTSGSGDPGTRALPVHVLPLSADSPYALRELVAQWLEFLPTLTDGPGELGDVCATARLARPHRTERLAVAGADAGQLATALRTWLLRAGAPRTRTVDGSRTVVSVRPEAHAAPPAWLTALDRSAPAVHEVVGLFEAATGTQLATFSGELLRIASGVALAITLRDLGLPEGAVDLPPGWQAVGDFVRGRAPLEQALADVLRSDNELARDGQEHADAGGHDVGARLAEARDEREVAEVLAAIVAELFGEGQEIDWAVFQQTTGAAWRKHLLPSAQLRGPALNLGEPQRSAEPGSPAELVSDEGTAGYTFSRVFGPAESPIAQHAVYRTLMLPGVAWFDFLREGAALRGELFHGARDILFHRPLIPRGAHRVIGRVDAENRFRVEDPESGELFVTGRLVTGRPAEPAPPVPLAALLADCAGSTVHAGSGLYRWLRRIGYHHGRYYRNISWVASLPDGGTLARVEGARQRELNAPGVRLFPGLLDSVTVAAIDPANPVFGAADASAFIPLSVGRLDVLGPLDDAAYVRTEIAFWNDEACRVTQTVTDEAGTPLLVFGDMASKRVPVQAFSAGETPAPVPVGPVAVPESVAAPASEPTVLSPTPPRPAAQTAPAALVAPAAPAVSRSVRALNWFLDLTGTPEEHSDTEFLSAGFDSVGLVALSERISQEHGLSLYPTVFFEYPTPRQFADFLADEAPELVDNQPAQPAQPDPAAPAVPAEAEVPAPVARTTVTPRRPEPEPPAGPPSAAPASRPRDIAVVGAAVRLPTAGSLSAFAELLAEGRDTVRALPEGRWDKEEGPVPYASFLDSVDGFDPAPFRISPREAPLIDPQARIVYETIWEALEDGGRIGGRADGHHTGLWIAYSHDHYHEERVRHGVPDGRGLGLEAMIANRLSYLMDWHGPSGLVNTLCSSSLVAVHSALQHLRSGDIDTAVIGAVHAGISPEYFRSMGDLMALSPRHRSRAFDSTADGFVPGEGAVAVVLRRYDDAVRDGDRIRGVIKGAAVNHGGRTTRYSAPSPRAQAAVISAALGDAGVSVESIGLVEAHGTGTGLGDPIEVEGLSRAWRGVTGRSQFCAIGSLKGNVGHLEPAAGLAGLVKVLLAMEHESVPPSLHVVRPNDHIRFEESPFYLADRAVAWPRGGEPRRAAVSAFGMGGVNAHVIVEEAPLLPVREASAQDSHVVRVSAADETALRALAGAYAEALTDTSEDKLGDFAFTANTGRAAHRLRAVVHGGDPRELAAGLRDVAAGQVSGSRRGGTPAPTAFMFTGQGSQYVGMGRGLYGVEPVFRAALDECAGLLVGHVDVPLGELLFGEVGGRLDRTRYAQPAIVSVQVGLVRWLESVGVRPDVVVGHSLGELTAAWAAGVLDLPDLLELTALRGRLMESQPDDGTMAVVHADAEAVLAAVADHPGVEIAAFNARRSVTITGPADAVSRFCQDSGLRTQKLTVSHAFHSAAMQGAVAPFVEAVAGRALSAPAIGFASTVTGGWHNAETASDPDYWGRAIREPVRFAQAVSALGESGAGSVWEIGSHPQLTSLARASWGETQPVWLSTLRRDRIDQAQLHAAVAAYVNQTSADLDWAGLHRGNGRRTATIPTYPFNRQRFWISSGPHETTPNNQMKHETKRHLNHG